Proteins encoded within one genomic window of Bombus pyrosoma isolate SC7728 linkage group LG13, ASM1482585v1, whole genome shotgun sequence:
- the LOC122574482 gene encoding cytochrome P450 302a1, mitochondrial isoform X2, which produces MYTWLQKCIPYMTKKKLYYIKFYSVNFAKCNIKTTDHQPKAFNDIPGPKSLPVIGTLYKYLPFIGEYSFTNLYESGKRKLEQFGPLVREEIVPNVNIVLVYRPEDIAEIFKAESGLHPERRSHLALLKYRKDRTDVYNTGGLLPTNGTEWWRLRKEFQKVSSKPQDVINYLKETDDVIQEFIELCVNEEFDDFLPLLSRLFLELTCLVVFDVRLNSFSKEERCENSTSSKLIKAAFTTNSVMLKLDNGLQLWRFFETPLYRKLRKAQAYMEMVALELVSQKKQSTKTGHNKSFLNAYLENPALDIKDIVGMACDMLLAGIDTTTYSTAFALYHLARHQDIQEKLRIEATQFIADHSQPITAGVLRNALYTKAVIKESLRLNPISIGIGRILQNDIVLNGYQVPKRTVVVTQNQVTCRLPEYFNKPDLFIPERWLREHSESSNKINCGKSVHPYVLLPFGHGPRSCIARRFAEQNMQVLLLRMCQRLKIFWHGGELGTISLLINKPDAPLKFKFHELLRSPSL; this is translated from the exons ATGTACACATGGTTGCAGAAGTGTATTCCATATATGACAAAAAAGAagctatattatattaaattttactctgttaattttgcaaaatgtaaCATCAAAACGACTGATCATCAACCAAAAGCTTTCAATGATATTCCTGGACCAAAATCTTTACCAGTTATTGGAACACTTTACAAATATCTACCATTTATAG GTGAATatagttttacaaatttatatgaaagcggaaaaagaaaattggaacAGTTTGGGCCGCTAGTACGCGAAGAaatagtacctaatgtaaATATCGTATTGGTTTATAGGCCGGAAGATATAGCAGAAATTTTCAAAGCGGAATCAGGTTTGCATCCAGAAAGGAGAAGTCATTTAGcacttttgaaatatcgaaaagatCGCACTGATGTATACAACACTGGAGGTTTATTACCCAC AAATGGAACAGAATGGTGGAGATTACGAAAAGAGTTCCAAAAAGTTTCTAGTAAACCTCAAGACGtgatcaattatttaaaagaaacagatGATGTCATTCaagaatttattgaattatgtgtTAATGAGGAGTTTGATGACTTCTTACCTCTTTTATCACGCTTATTCCTTGAAT TGACATGTCTGGTTGTTTTTGATGTAAGATTGAATAGTTTctcaaaagaagaaagatgtgAAAATTCTACAAGTTCAAAATTAATCAAGGCTGCCTTTACAACAAATAGCGTAATGTTAAAGTTGGATAATGGATTGCAATTATGGCGTTTTTTTGAAACCCCATTGTACCGAAAATTACGTAAAGCACAAGCATACATGGAAAT GGTTGCATTAGAATTGGTATCTCAGAAAAAACAGAGCACGAAAACTGGACATAACAAATCATTCTTAAATGCCTATTTAGAAAATCCTGCTCTGGATATTAAGGATATTGTAGGCATGGCTTGTGACATGTTACTTGCTGGTATAGatact ACTACTTACAGTACTGCTTTTGCTTTGTATCACCTGGCAAGACACCAAGATATTcaagaaaaattgagaattgAAGCCACACAGTTTATAGCTGATCATAGTCAACCAATAACAGCAGGTGTGTTGCGAAATGCTTTGTATACCAAAGCTGTCATTAAGGAAAGCTTGCGATTAAATCCAATTTCTATAGGAATAGGTCGCATATTGCAAAATGACATTGTTCTTAATGGTTATCAAGTACCTAAAAGG aCTGTTGTTGTAACACAAAACCAAGTCACTTGTCGTCTTCCTGAATACTTTAACAAACCAGACTTGTTTATACCAGAAAGATGGCTACGTGAACATTCAGAAAgtagcaataaaataaattgtggAAAATCAGTACATCCATATGTATTGTTACCTTTTGGTCATGGTCCTAGATCTTGTATTGCTAGACGATTTGCAGAGCAAAATATGCAAGTATTGTTATTAAGG ATGTGTCAACGACTCAAGATTTTTTGGCATGGGGGTGAACTTGGAACGATATCTTTATTAATCAACAAACCAGATGCcccattaaaatttaaatttcatgag CTTCTAAGAAGTCCTTCTCTGTAG
- the LOC122574482 gene encoding cytochrome P450 302a1, mitochondrial isoform X1: MYTWLQKCIPYMTKKKLYYIKFYSVNFAKCNIKTTDHQPKAFNDIPGPKSLPVIGTLYKYLPFIGEYSFTNLYESGKRKLEQFGPLVREEIVPNVNIVLVYRPEDIAEIFKAESGLHPERRSHLALLKYRKDRTDVYNTGGLLPTNGTEWWRLRKEFQKVSSKPQDVINYLKETDDVIQEFIELCVNEEFDDFLPLLSRLFLELTCLVVFDVRLNSFSKEERCENSTSSKLIKAAFTTNSVMLKLDNGLQLWRFFETPLYRKLRKAQAYMEMVALELVSQKKQSTKTGHNKSFLNAYLENPALDIKDIVGMACDMLLAGIDTTTYSTAFALYHLARHQDIQEKLRIEATQFIADHSQPITAGVLRNALYTKAVIKESLRLNPISIGIGRILQNDIVLNGYQVPKRTVVVTQNQVTCRLPEYFNKPDLFIPERWLREHSESSNKINCGKSVHPYVLLPFGHGPRSCIARRFAEQNMQVLLLRMCQRLKIFWHGGELGTISLLINKPDAPLKFKFHEVLKTNSTCFQKNEIV, encoded by the exons ATGTACACATGGTTGCAGAAGTGTATTCCATATATGACAAAAAAGAagctatattatattaaattttactctgttaattttgcaaaatgtaaCATCAAAACGACTGATCATCAACCAAAAGCTTTCAATGATATTCCTGGACCAAAATCTTTACCAGTTATTGGAACACTTTACAAATATCTACCATTTATAG GTGAATatagttttacaaatttatatgaaagcggaaaaagaaaattggaacAGTTTGGGCCGCTAGTACGCGAAGAaatagtacctaatgtaaATATCGTATTGGTTTATAGGCCGGAAGATATAGCAGAAATTTTCAAAGCGGAATCAGGTTTGCATCCAGAAAGGAGAAGTCATTTAGcacttttgaaatatcgaaaagatCGCACTGATGTATACAACACTGGAGGTTTATTACCCAC AAATGGAACAGAATGGTGGAGATTACGAAAAGAGTTCCAAAAAGTTTCTAGTAAACCTCAAGACGtgatcaattatttaaaagaaacagatGATGTCATTCaagaatttattgaattatgtgtTAATGAGGAGTTTGATGACTTCTTACCTCTTTTATCACGCTTATTCCTTGAAT TGACATGTCTGGTTGTTTTTGATGTAAGATTGAATAGTTTctcaaaagaagaaagatgtgAAAATTCTACAAGTTCAAAATTAATCAAGGCTGCCTTTACAACAAATAGCGTAATGTTAAAGTTGGATAATGGATTGCAATTATGGCGTTTTTTTGAAACCCCATTGTACCGAAAATTACGTAAAGCACAAGCATACATGGAAAT GGTTGCATTAGAATTGGTATCTCAGAAAAAACAGAGCACGAAAACTGGACATAACAAATCATTCTTAAATGCCTATTTAGAAAATCCTGCTCTGGATATTAAGGATATTGTAGGCATGGCTTGTGACATGTTACTTGCTGGTATAGatact ACTACTTACAGTACTGCTTTTGCTTTGTATCACCTGGCAAGACACCAAGATATTcaagaaaaattgagaattgAAGCCACACAGTTTATAGCTGATCATAGTCAACCAATAACAGCAGGTGTGTTGCGAAATGCTTTGTATACCAAAGCTGTCATTAAGGAAAGCTTGCGATTAAATCCAATTTCTATAGGAATAGGTCGCATATTGCAAAATGACATTGTTCTTAATGGTTATCAAGTACCTAAAAGG aCTGTTGTTGTAACACAAAACCAAGTCACTTGTCGTCTTCCTGAATACTTTAACAAACCAGACTTGTTTATACCAGAAAGATGGCTACGTGAACATTCAGAAAgtagcaataaaataaattgtggAAAATCAGTACATCCATATGTATTGTTACCTTTTGGTCATGGTCCTAGATCTTGTATTGCTAGACGATTTGCAGAGCAAAATATGCAAGTATTGTTATTAAGG ATGTGTCAACGACTCAAGATTTTTTGGCATGGGGGTGAACTTGGAACGATATCTTTATTAATCAACAAACCAGATGCcccattaaaatttaaatttcatgagGTCTTAAAAACCAATTCTACTTGTTTTCAAAAGAACGAAATAGTATAA
- the LOC122574483 gene encoding 26S proteasome regulatory subunit 7 — MPDHLGEDMRKVKSEEGKEEKEIKSLDEGDIALLKTYGQGQYTKSIKAVEEDIQTIIKRVNELTGIKESDTGLAPPALWDLAADKQTLQNEQPLQVARCTKIINANSDDPKYIINVKQFAKFVVDLADSVAPTDIEEGMRVGVDRNKYQIHIPLPPKIDPTVTMMQVEEKPDVTYSDVGGCKEQIEKLREVVETPLLHPEKFVNLGIEPPKGVLLFGPPGTGKTLCARAVANRTDACFIRVIGSELVQKYVGEGARMVRELFEMARSKKACLIFFDEIDAIGGARFDDGAGGDNEVQRTMLELINQLDGFDPRGNIKVLMATNRPDTLDPALMRPGRLDRKVEFGLPDLEGRTHIFKIHARSMSVERDIRFELLARLCPNSTGAEIRSVCTEAGMFAIRARRKVATEKDFLEAVNKVIKSYAKFSATPKYMTYN, encoded by the exons TAAAAGTATTAAAGCAGTTGAAGAAGATAtacaaacaataattaaacgaGTTAACGAATTGACTGGAATCAAAGAGTCTGATACGGGTCTTGCACCGCCTGCTTTGTGGGATTTAGCTGCAGATAAACAAACTTTACAAAATGAACAACCATTGCAAGTTGCACGCTGcactaaaataattaatgcaaaCTCAGACGATCctaaatacattataaatgtaaaacagTTTGCAAAGTTTGTAGTTGATCTAGCAGATTCAGTTGCTCCTACTGACATCGAAGAAGGAATGCGAGTGGGAGTGGatcgtaataaatatcaaattcataTTCCACTTCCACCAAAAATTGATCCAACTGTAACAATGATGCAAGTTGAAGAAAAACCTGACGTCACATATAGCGATGTTGGTGGTTGCAaagaacaaattgaaaaattgagagAAGTAGTTGAAACACCTTTATTACAT CCAGAAAAGTTTGTTAATCTGGGAATTGAGCCACCTAAAGGAGTATTGTTATTTGGTCCACCAGGTACAGGCAAAACTTTATGTGCTAGAGCTGTAGCTAATAGGACAGATGCCTGTTTTATTCGTGTCATTGGTTCAGAATTAGTTCAAAAATATGTTGGCGAA GGTGCTCGTATGGTaagagaattatttgaaatggCACGTAGTAAAAAAgcatgtttaatattttttgatgaaattgatGCTATTGGAGGAGCTCGGTTTGATGATGGAGCTGGTGGTGATAATGAAGTACAACGTACTATGCTAGAATTGATTAATCAATTAGATGG ctTTGACCCACGAGGTAACATTAAAGTTTTAATGGCAACAAATAGACCAGATACATTAGATCCAGCATTGATGAGACCAGGACGTTTAGATAGAAAAGTAGAATTTGGATTACCAGACTTGGAAGGACGaacacatatttttaaaattcatgcGCGTTCAATGAGTGTTGAAAGAGATATCAGATTTGAACTGCTTGCACGTTTATGTCCTAATAGTACTGGAGCTGAGATTCGATCTGTATGTACAGAAGCTGGTATGTTCGCAATTCGTGCACGTCGGAAGGTAGCTACAGAGAAGGACTTCTTAGAAGCTGTAAACAAAGTGATTAAATCTTATGCTAAGTTTTCTGCAACTCCTAAATATATGacttataattaa